The Candidatus Desulfovibrio trichonymphae region AATAATTTTTTCTTTTTTTGGAGGTTGACTATGTATGCGATTATAGAAACCGGCGGCAAGCAGTTCCGTGTCGAGGAAGGCTCAAAGCTCGCTGTTGCAAAACTCGCAGCGGAAGCCGGAAGCGCAATTTCCCTTGACAGGGTGTTGATGATCGGCGGCGGCAAATGCAAGGTGGGATATCCCTGTCTTGCCGGCGCTTCTGTGACGGCGGAGGTGACAGAACACGGGCGCGCTCCGAAAATCAAGGTGTTCAAGCGCTGGAGGCGCAACGACTCGCGCAAGCTGCGCGGGCATCGTCAGGACTACACAACCATTCGTATTACAGGCATTAACGGCTGACACCGTCATGCGGTGCAAGGAGGCGATATGGCTCATAAAAAAGCAGGGGGATCCTCGCGTAACGGTCGCGACAGCGCGGGCCAGCGGCGCGGCGTAAAACGTTACAGCGGGCAGCGCGTATCGGCGGGCGGAATCATTGTGCGCCAGCTGGGTACAACAGTTTACCCAGGTGTCAACGTGGGCATGGGCAGGGATTATACTCTCTTTGCCAAAACAGCGGGCGTTGTGCGTTTTGAAAAATATGTTCGCAAACGTCATACCCGTGTGCGTGTACACATAGATAAGGCCATAAAATAAACGCCGTGGCGCATGATGTTTTTTGGACTAGGCGCCCGGCTTCCTCAGGGCATGTGTGGACGCCATCCGAGTCAAGGATTTTTAAACCGACGGTATCGAATATTGTCCATGTATCCGGCATCTTTTCAGGAAATTTTCTCGGTGCCATGATGTAATCCGCTGATACACTACAATGCCTCC contains the following coding sequences:
- the rpmA gene encoding 50S ribosomal protein L27, with amino-acid sequence MAHKKAGGSSRNGRDSAGQRRGVKRYSGQRVSAGGIIVRQLGTTVYPGVNVGMGRDYTLFAKTAGVVRFEKYVRKRHTRVRVHIDKAIK
- the rplU gene encoding 50S ribosomal protein L21 encodes the protein MYAIIETGGKQFRVEEGSKLAVAKLAAEAGSAISLDRVLMIGGGKCKVGYPCLAGASVTAEVTEHGRAPKIKVFKRWRRNDSRKLRGHRQDYTTIRITGING